The DNA window ACGAGGTCTTCCAAGAAATCGCGTCGAGATCGTACTGCGAGTGGCCGGCCTACGATTCGACACCGCTGTACGATCGGAGTTCGCTTGATGAACTCGAAAAAGATGTCCGAACCATTGCGAGAGTCTGGTTCGAGCACGATACTCACGAGTCGGTCGAGGGTTTCGTGTGCTGTCTCCCACTGGCATACGTTGAGTTCGAGGCTCACGACCGCTACGCGGGAACGGCCCGTTACGGAATGGAGCAGTTAGTTCGCGCATTCTTGTTGAAAGAACTCCATGGCTGGGAGCACGCAAGCGCGCTTGTCGACTATCTCCATTAGCACTCGTCGATTCGAAAGTGCCTCGGCTTCGAGAGCGTTCCTGACCAGTCGACACTCTGGCGAACGTGGCACCGTCGTTTCGAACCAGAGCTCAGAGAGACGATCAAAACGGCGGCAAGGTCGATTCTCATTCAGGCGGACAGAGCCGGTGTTTCTGTCCCTCGCCAGCCAGCCAAGCGGTCGTCTCGACGAGAGAGATCCAATGACGAAGCGCCCACTCAACAGGAAATACTCGCTCGGGCTGAGGAGATCACAAAGCAGGTGAGCGAGATTGTTCATCCAGCCTTTTCGTTGAATCGTAGCGAGGGCTGTGAGATACACCGAAATGCGTTCTGGGAGCTCCAGACCTACCTTGGGCTTCGTGAGAACCTCGCGGCTAATGAGGGCGCACGCAGCTTTCTCTACGAGTCTAATCGAGAACGGACACCCCTCGGGCACAATCATCGAGCACATCTCCGAGAGCTGTCTGTCAGTGAGATTCGTGAGATGTACCACAATGCGGTCGGATGGATTGTTGACCGACTCGGTGAGACAGATGCGTTCCATCGCGCCGGGTTGGTCGCTATCGATATCACCGAAGAAGACCCGTTCACTGGCGATCGAGAGGGGTACATAGACGAAATTATCGGCACAAAGGAGAAGAACACCGAGTACGCCTATCAGTGGGCGACCGTGCAGTTGGTCGGCAACGCGGTCCCCCTGGTATTGGACGCTCGGCCGGTCAAAAGGGTGAAAGTCGACGCGAAATCGTTGAGGACCTCCTGGATAGCGCTCAGAGCCTCGTTCACGTTGATGGAGTGCTCATGGATCGCGAGTTTGACAGCCAACACCTACTTGAATCGATTACTCAGCGAGGACTGACTTACGTGGTGCCAAAGCGGATGTACGCAAGCGAGAAAGCTCAAGCGAAGCGGTTACTCAATCGCGGTCAGGACTACTATACTGCTGACCGGAAGCTGCACCTCAGAAAGAACGAGTGGCACGAAACCACGTTCGTCTACAAGCGCAAAGAGAACTCTGAGCGGACTGACTACGGTCAGTACGCAGTGTTCCTAACGAACGCTCCGGCGGGGGCAGTCCGTGAATATTCGTATCGATGGGAAATCGAGAGCGGCTACAAATCGATCAAACGGTTCATGGCTGCGACTACCTCGAAAAACTTCGTGCTGCGGTTCTTCTATTTCGCGTTTGCTTGCCTACTGTACTCGATCTGGCGAGCGGTCGACCTCCTCGTATAGGTTGCTCTAATCAACGGATATAGGCGCTCTCCGATGGTAACGGCCCAGAACACGCTCACGCTGTTGCAGAAGCGAACCGGAGTCGGATAGCGCTCTGTAGTATGGTCGGAAGCCGTGGTTTGAACCACAGCTCTCGCCAGCGTGCCTCTCAGATGGGATTCTAACCAGATCAACAACACGAATTGAACGCTCAACTCTGATTTGCCGACTTCCTTAATCCGCTATACCCCAGATTTCGTGCATTGTAGACTCTTTATACCTGCTGTAGTCTCAACTTCAGATGCTATGAGGTGGGATGGCGGTCATTCGGTTCTCGATTCGATCCCCTGCACGTCGATGACGACGGTTTCCGGTGAAGCGAGTGAACCGTCATCGCCGCCGTCGCCGTGAACGCGAGCGCAGCGACGATCGTCATGAGGTCGATCGCTTCGGCGGTACTCTCGCCGAAGAACACACCGACGAGTCGCGCCACGAGAAGCCACGTTGCGAACAGTATTGCCCCGTAGAACCACGGACTCTCGATCTCGGTCCACTTCCTGAGCGAGCTCATTGTTTTCTCGACGGGAGATTTCTCACGTCTGTTAGGACCCCGCACGCTCCGTCCACGGCTAGTTCGTTCGCCACTGCTGAGTGAGCGAGAAGGTGATTCCGAGCCCGACCGTGATGGCTGCGGTGACGAGCCCGGCGAGCCCGAGGTTGGCTACGAAACCACTCGCTATCTCGAAGACCACTCCGTAGAGAATCGCGGCGAGCGCGCTCACACCCACTGCCCAGAACACGACCGCACCCGTCGATAGGTGGTGAATGTCCCACTCCCGAAAGAGCGTCGAGACGCCGATTCCCACCCCGAGTAGGGCCCCGACCGCAACAGTGCTGTTGCCGGTTCGCGACTGCATGACGTACGCCACGATCACCGCGGCGAGCGTCGATACCACCTGCACCGCCGAGGATGCCGAGAATAGCTCACTGCGGAGGCGAGCCGAGAGCGAGTCGGTCTGGCTCATGGTTTGGAGTTGCTTGAACTGGGATGTGTGCTTTCTGGTCCCTCCGGTTCGCTGAGGGGTTTGAGGGTGAGAGCCGATCGGATCGTCGTCTTCGATGGGGGCGTTCTTTCGTTCTTCTCGTCGTCGTCTTCCGTTGCTCCCGTTGGTGTTGCTTCTGGCGGGGGAATGCTATCGGTCGACGATACCGACCGCGCGGACTGGAGCACCATCGCCCCCAAGTGCCAGTGGATACGCACGTAACTCGAACCGGTCGGGGAGTTTTCCGAGGTTTCGGAGGTTCTCGATGATGAGGTTATCAGCACCGAGCAGGGTGTGATGAGCCTGCAATCCACTCGGATCGGTTTCCTCGGAGTTCTGAGTTGGTGTCGGGTCCGGACTCAGCGCATCGATGCCGACCGCGTAGCCTCGTTCGGCGCACACGGCGGCCGCATCGGGTGTCAGATAGGGGTGGTCGAGATACCGCTCCGTCCCCCAGAGAGTACTCCAGTCCGTCCAAAAGAGGGCGATATCGGCTTCATCATCAGGAACGTCTTCGACTGTGATAGGCTCGCGGTCGCTCGATCCAGTGCAGTCGATGCGGACAGCGTCGAACGTGAATCGCTCGAGCGAATAGGCATCCAACGTTCGTCCGTCTGCTAACACATGGGACGGTGCGTCGATATGGGTGCCAGTGTGACTTCCCAATTGCACGGCACTAACTCGATAGCTATCCTGGTCGTAGGCTGCATGTGGTTCGACGCAGACGGACGGATCGCCTGGATAGACGGTCATTCCGGTCTCGATTCGGTGGCTGAGGTCGACTTGCACGCTTCCAGCCTGTGGCCCAACGGATAAATAGTGACATGCGAGTCCCTGATTCGTTTTCGTTGGAGGATCGACATCGATGCTCTCCGCTGTGCTGGATAGCGGTTTCGAGAGGGTGACTCACGAATGAGTACCCTTTGGAGAGTGCGGTCGGTGGCTCCGTCACCTGAGACGGTCGGTCACTACCGGATCACGGAAACCGTCGGATAAACCGTCGAGTTCGCTACTGAGAGTTCGTCATTCCACCATCTATCACGAGCGATTCGGCATTGACGTAATCGCTGAGGTCCGAGGCGAGGAACAGCGCACCCTTTGCGACGTCCTCCGCCGTACCGCCGCGTCCACTCGGTATCTGCCCGACGAACCCCGCTTCTTCGTCAGTGCCGAAGATCGGTACGTCCTCGGTCGTCATCGACGTCTCGATCAGTCCCGGGTGTATCGCATTGACCCGAACGCCCTCGGGTCCAAGTAGCGAGGCGAGCGAGTACGTCATCAAGCGAACTGCACCTTTCGAGGCACAGTAGCTGATGAACTCCCCCGAACCTTCGAGGCCAGCAACGCTCGAGAGGTTTACGATGCTTCCGCCGCCGTCGTCGAGCATGGCATTGGCGGCCGCGCGTGACCCATAGTAGGTTCCACGGACGTTGATGTCCATGATCATATCGAAGACGTCGTCGCCCTCCTCGAGGAACTCTTCAGCGCGGAAAACGCCCGCGTTGTTCACCATCGTGTCGATGCCACCGAACTCGTCGGCGGCTGCGACGGCATCCTTCAGCGCTTCGTAATCGGTCACGTCACACTCGACGAACGTCGCGTTCGCGTCAGTATTCGCTTCGATCCGTTCGTGAGTGGGTTCGCCGCCCTCACGAGGCTCTTCTCGGATATCCGCGACGACGACATCCGCGCCCTCTTCCGCGAACAGCGACGAGATCGCGCGGCCGTTTCCACTTGCGCCACCCGTGACGACGGCAGTCTTGCCGCTCAACATCTCCTCCATGTGTCTAATCACCACCCCAACTCATATATTTCTTAGGACTATATAAGGGTAGGAGTGGACATCTGCTTTCGGCTTTGAAGACGGTGGAGGCAGCCTGCGGAGCCTCTCGGAAGTGCTGGTACGGTCTTTGGCTACCTCGAGTAGTAAATACAGTGTGGGACGGAGAGGGTGCAAAGTGGCGAAGCCGAATCGAAGAGACAGAAACAGCTGAGAGGAGTTCCTTTTGGACGTTGCTCGAATGCCGGACCGACGACGTGGCTCCCGAAACGTATGCTATTGGGATGGTATAGGGACCCTCGGTGGATGTACTGTTTATCGCAGCCGATATCTTCCTGTAGAACGCTATAAGTAAATTTAACATAGAGGTCGTACGTTCATGCTAAAATGGAGAGAGAAAATCAACGTTCGCGTTCGCGGTCTACGGTCGGCCGGCGGACGTACCTGAAAAGCGGTGCGGTAGCGCTCGGAACATTGGCCAGTCCCGTCATCGTCTCGGAAGCCAGCGCCCAAGAGCGGGAGCTACCGAACTCGATTTCGGTCGTGAGCGACACCGACGAGCGTGCGTTCTATCGATTCACCGTGAGTGAGCGCATCGAAGCGCGCTGGGAGGCCGACCTCACGGAGGCCGACTACCCCGACGGGGTCGACGGGCGTACTGCCTCCGGGGCGGTCGCGGAGCGCGGCGCGGACAACTTCCACTTCGCCGGCGACGTGGTCACGTTCGCGCTCGACGGTCCGGCGACGGTGTACATGAACGGTGACGAGATCGACACCGAGGAGCGATGGAATTCCGAGTTGCCGAACACGCTGTTACTCGAAAGCGAGGACACCGAGCGGGCGACCTACGAGTTCGACGTGAGCGGCGACCTCGAAGCCGGAGTGCTCGCGGACCTCACGAACGCCGAGGTCCCCGATTCCGTCGAGGGTAGTCACGCCTCGGGTGCGGTCGCCGGAGGCGGCACCGACGACTTTCGCTTCTCGGGGCGCGTCACACGGTTTTCCTCCGATGGCCCGCTGCGTGTCTTCCGCAACGGAAGCGAAGTGGACCCCGACTCGTTCGGGTCGAGCGGACCGGTCCCGGTCACGGTCGATACCGTCGCCACGAACCTCGAGATACCGTGGGGGGCAGCGTTCCGTGGGGACACGCTGTACTTCACCGAACGCCCCGGCCGCATCATGAAAGTCGAATCGGGAAGCGGCGAGCTAGTCGCCGACTTCACCGACCCTACACGGGCCAACGGCTACGGCGAGGGCGGGTTGCTCGGCCTCGCCTTCCATCCCGACGACCCTGACACCGCCTATGCCTACCAGACCTACGTGGACGGTGACGAGGCGGCCAATCGCATCCTCGAACTCGACGCCGCGAGCGGCTTCTCCTCCAGCGTCCTCTTCGACGGTATCGAGGGTGCCGACGGCCACGACGGCGGGCGGCTAGCGATCGATGGCGATGCGCTGTACGCCACCGTCGGCGACACGAAAGAGCCACAGAGCGCACAGGACCCCTCGTCGCTCAGCGGCGTCGTGATTCGTCTGACCCTCGACGGCGAGCCACACCCCGACAACCCCTTCGACGGCGACGAGGGTCACCCGGCCGTATACACGTACGGCCACCGCAATCCCCAGGGTCTCGCCTTCCGTGATGGGGAGGTGTACAGCACCGAACACGG is part of the Halococcus hamelinensis 100A6 genome and encodes:
- a CDS encoding cyclase family protein — its product is MQVDLSHRIETGMTVYPGDPSVCVEPHAAYDQDSYRVSAVQLGSHTGTHIDAPSHVLADGRTLDAYSLERFTFDAVRIDCTGSSDREPITVEDVPDDEADIALFWTDWSTLWGTERYLDHPYLTPDAAAVCAERGYAVGIDALSPDPTPTQNSEETDPSGLQAHHTLLGADNLIIENLRNLGKLPDRFELRAYPLALGGDGAPVRAVGIVDR
- a CDS encoding PQQ-dependent sugar dehydrogenase → MSDTDERAFYRFTVSERIEARWEADLTEADYPDGVDGRTASGAVAERGADNFHFAGDVVTFALDGPATVYMNGDEIDTEERWNSELPNTLLLESEDTERATYEFDVSGDLEAGVLADLTNAEVPDSVEGSHASGAVAGGGTDDFRFSGRVTRFSSDGPLRVFRNGSEVDPDSFGSSGPVPVTVDTVATNLEIPWGAAFRGDTLYFTERPGRIMKVESGSGELVADFTDPTRANGYGEGGLLGLAFHPDDPDTAYAYQTYVDGDEAANRILELDAASGFSSSVLFDGIEGADGHDGGRLAIDGDALYATVGDTKEPQSAQDPSSLSGVVIRLTLDGEPHPDNPFDGDEGHPAVYTYGHRNPQGLAFRDGEVYSTEHGPDHDDEINVLEAGSNYGWPRASGTESEGEFVGAIAAYTPTIAPGSATFYDGPISQWQGDLFFGTLSGEHLHRVRLDGHDAVEEERLYEGEYGRIRTAFTGPDDHLYLATSNRDGRGSPVASDDRILRIRPD
- a CDS encoding SDR family oxidoreductase, with protein sequence MEEMLSGKTAVVTGGASGNGRAISSLFAEEGADVVVADIREEPREGGEPTHERIEANTDANATFVECDVTDYEALKDAVAAADEFGGIDTMVNNAGVFRAEEFLEEGDDVFDMIMDINVRGTYYGSRAAANAMLDDGGGSIVNLSSVAGLEGSGEFISYCASKGAVRLMTYSLASLLGPEGVRVNAIHPGLIETSMTTEDVPIFGTDEEAGFVGQIPSGRGGTAEDVAKGALFLASDLSDYVNAESLVIDGGMTNSQ